Within Streptomyces roseirectus, the genomic segment AGATCTCCGCCGCCACCGCCGCCGGCAAGGCCCTCGGCGCCGCGAAGAACGCGGACGTCGCGAAGGGCGAGACCGAGAAGGCGCCCCGCCTCGTCGTCTGGGCCGGCGACGGCAAGCCCGTGCTGGCCTGGGAGACCACCGTCCACGGCACCCAGGCCGACGGCACGCCCAGCGAACTGCGCGTCGTCACCGACGCCGCCTCCGGCAAGCAGCTCCTCGCCGAGGAGGGCGTCCACACCGGCACCGGCACCGGCCAGTACAACGGCACCGTCCCGCTCGGCTCTACCCTCTCCGGCTCGACGTACCAGCTCGTCGACGGCGAGCGCGCCGGCCACCGCACCTACGACCTGGGCCAGGGCACCTCCGGCACCGGCACCCTCTTCACCGACGCCGACGACGTCTGGGGCAACGGACTGCCGAGCAACCGGCAGACCGCCGGCGTCGACGTCGCGTTCGGCGCGGCGGCCACCTGGGACTACTACAAAGAGGTCTTCGGCCGCAACGGCATACGCAACGACGGCGTCGCCGCCTACAGCCGCGCCCACTACGGCAACTCCTACGTCAACGCGTTCTGGCAGGACAGCTGCTTCTGCATGACGTACGGCGACGGTTCCGGCAACGCCAACCCGCTCACCTCGCTCGACGTCGCCGCCCACGAGATGACGCACGGCGTCACCGCCGCCACCGCCAACCTCACCTACTCCGGCGAGTCCGGCGGGCTCAACGAGGCGACGTCCGACATCTTCGCCGCCGCCGTCGAGTTCTACGAGAACCTGCCCGCCGACCCGGGCGACTACCTCGTCGGCGAGAAGATCAATATCAACGGCGACGGCACGCCGCTGCGGTACATGGACAAGCCCTCGCGGGACGGTTCCTCCCACGACAACTGGAGCCCCGGCCTCGGCAACGTCGACGTCCACTACTCCTCGGGCCCGGCCAACCACTTCTTCTACCTGCTGTCCGAGGGCAGCGGCGCGAAGACCGTCAACGGCGTCGCCTACGACAGCCCGACGTACGACGGGAAGTCGGTCACCGGCATCGGCGTCCAGAACGCCGCGAAGATCTGGTACCGGGCGCTGACGACGTACATGACCTCGTCCACCAACTACGCGGGCGCCCGCACCGCGACCCTCTCGGCCGCCGCCGACCTCTTCGGCGCCTACAGCCCGACCTACCTCGCCGTCGCCGACGCCTGGGCCGGCATCAACGTCGGCAGCCGCATCGCCCTCGGCGTCAACGTCGAGCCGATCGCCGCCCAGGTCTCCGGCGTCGGGCAGAGCGTGTCCCTCCAGGTCAACGCCTACACCACCAACACCGGCGCGGGCCTGACCTACGAGGCCACCGGCCTTCCGGCGGGCCTCAGCATCAGCTCCTCGGGTCTCATCTCCGGGGTCCCCACGACGCTCGGCACCAGCGACGTGACCCTCAAGGTCACCGACGCCACCGGCGCCTCCGTCACCCAGACCTTCACCTGGCGGGTCGCGAACATCTACGCCAACGCCGCCCGTGTCGACATCCCCGACAACGGCGCCGCCGTCGAGTCCCCGATCACCATCACCGGCCGCAGCGGCAACGCCTCCGCGACCACCGAGGTGTACGTCAACATCGTCCACACGTACCGGGGTGACCTCGCCGTCGACCTGGTCGCTCCCGACGGGTCGGTCTACTCGCTGCTCGACCGCTCCGGCGGCTCGGCGGACAACGTCGACCAGACGTTCACCGTCAACGCCTCCTCGGAGGCCGTCAACGGCACCTGGAAGCTGCGGGTCCAGGACCGGGCCGCGATCGACATCGGCTACATCGCGCGGTGGCAGCTCACCCCGTGAACGCCTGAGGCATGAGACTCCGCCCGGCCCCCTCGTCCCGGGGGCCGGGCGTGGTCGTGTCAGGTCAGCGTGACCTCCCAGGTGTCCACCGCGAAGTGCACCGTCATGCCGTGCCGGGCGTACAGGGCGGGGGCGCCGGTCGTGTTGTCGGTGTCCACACCCAGGCCCACGGTGTCGCGGCCCAGGGCGGCGAAGGTGGCGAAGGAGTGGCGCAGGAGGAGACCGGCCAGGCCCCGGCCCCGGGCCTCGCGCAGGACGCCGAGGCTGCGGATCCAGCCCATCGCCGTGCGGTCGTTGCGGGCGATGAGGAAGGCGACGTCGCGCGCGACGGCGGCGCCCGCTTCGGTGGTGCTCGCGATCCAGACCAGGGACCAGTCGACGTTGTCGGCGTCGATGTCGTTCAGCCACTGCTCGTAGGTGCGCGGCTGGTGGTCGAAGTGCTCGGCGAACGTGGTCTGGTAGAGGGCGTGGACGGTGCGGCGGTCGTCCTCCGTCACGCAGGACCGCAGCGTCACACCGGCCGGGAACTCGACGGGGCCGTCCCGGTCGGCGTCCAGGGGACGGTGCAGGACGTGATAGCGGCGCACGACACCCCAGCCGCGTGCCGCCAGCAGGTCCGTGTCCATCGTGCAGTCGACGTTCAGATAGAGGTGGACGACGGCCCGCGCGGCCCCGTTCTCGCGGGCCCGCTCCAGCGCGCGGTCCTCCATCGCGGCCAGGACGGCGAGGCCCGCCTCCTGGTGCTCGGGCAGGACGTAGTGGTCCATGTCGATGCGCTCGCCGCCCGACTCGTCCCACAACAGGCCGTACACGACAAGGCGTTCACCGTCGAAGGCCAGCCAGGAGTCGCGGGCGAGGTCGGCGTCCGGGTGCTTCAGGTCGGCCTCGACCGTGTGCTGGTCCGTCTCGGGACGGCCCACCTCGATCACGTCGATCGCGTTGAGGAGACCGGTGATGGCGGGAGCGTCTTCGAGGGAGGCCGGGCGCAGGGAATAAGGCATGCGGCCAGGGTCCGGGGGCGGGGGTGAGGGCCGCAATCGAATTTCCGTGGAGCCCGTGTACCGGCCGAACTCCAAGGCCCGGCAATGCACTTGCCACCCCCCACCCCGCCCCCGGCAATCCGTCCCTCAAGCCGTCATCTCCTTCGGCAAAGACGTCTATCCGCGTAGAACCCCGGGGTGCTGCCATGTACGCGACCGCCCGGACCGTTGCCGGGCCTTCATCGGGAGACCCCCATGTCCCGTACCACTCGCCCCGTGGTGACCGCGCTCTCCGCCTTCGCCCTCGCCGCCGCCGGACTC encodes:
- a CDS encoding M4 family metallopeptidase, which codes for MPRRSRLLPRRRRAALLALTAAGALLAVGTQTGGATAAPDQGAATGKTIRATPRAGAAQLALTPAQRTSLLKSATAQAATTARSLALGTQEKLVVRDVIKDADGTVHTRYERTYAGLPVLGGDLVVHSLKDGRTTASKASDARIAVPTVTPKISAATAAGKALGAAKNADVAKGETEKAPRLVVWAGDGKPVLAWETTVHGTQADGTPSELRVVTDAASGKQLLAEEGVHTGTGTGQYNGTVPLGSTLSGSTYQLVDGERAGHRTYDLGQGTSGTGTLFTDADDVWGNGLPSNRQTAGVDVAFGAAATWDYYKEVFGRNGIRNDGVAAYSRAHYGNSYVNAFWQDSCFCMTYGDGSGNANPLTSLDVAAHEMTHGVTAATANLTYSGESGGLNEATSDIFAAAVEFYENLPADPGDYLVGEKININGDGTPLRYMDKPSRDGSSHDNWSPGLGNVDVHYSSGPANHFFYLLSEGSGAKTVNGVAYDSPTYDGKSVTGIGVQNAAKIWYRALTTYMTSSTNYAGARTATLSAAADLFGAYSPTYLAVADAWAGINVGSRIALGVNVEPIAAQVSGVGQSVSLQVNAYTTNTGAGLTYEATGLPAGLSISSSGLISGVPTTLGTSDVTLKVTDATGASVTQTFTWRVANIYANAARVDIPDNGAAVESPITITGRSGNASATTEVYVNIVHTYRGDLAVDLVAPDGSVYSLLDRSGGSADNVDQTFTVNASSEAVNGTWKLRVQDRAAIDIGYIARWQLTP
- a CDS encoding GNAT family N-acetyltransferase codes for the protein MPYSLRPASLEDAPAITGLLNAIDVIEVGRPETDQHTVEADLKHPDADLARDSWLAFDGERLVVYGLLWDESGGERIDMDHYVLPEHQEAGLAVLAAMEDRALERARENGAARAVVHLYLNVDCTMDTDLLAARGWGVVRRYHVLHRPLDADRDGPVEFPAGVTLRSCVTEDDRRTVHALYQTTFAEHFDHQPRTYEQWLNDIDADNVDWSLVWIASTTEAGAAVARDVAFLIARNDRTAMGWIRSLGVLREARGRGLAGLLLRHSFATFAALGRDTVGLGVDTDNTTGAPALYARHGMTVHFAVDTWEVTLT